One Alkaliphilus sp. B6464 genomic window carries:
- a CDS encoding radical SAM protein, which yields MDINGNTLPVKDIIPFANVDGSGNRTTIFVQGCNLNCIYCHNPETIKLPCEETEETKYTVEQLLDVIKQYAPYIRGITVSGGEATLYSSFLVDLFKEVKKLGLTCYVDTNGIFNRQKIINLIQVTDKFLFDIKGINNLERVTRKSIEHSFDNLEYLLSLNKIEEVRTVCIEDYIDIEGTIREVSKHIKEYRDVIYKLIRVHYRGLTKDQIKAVKDSVPSKEKMMELERLAKSIGVKNIVTIL from the coding sequence ATGGATATTAATGGGAACACTCTTCCGGTAAAGGATATTATTCCATTTGCTAATGTAGATGGTAGTGGAAATAGAACGACTATTTTTGTGCAAGGCTGCAATTTAAATTGTATCTATTGCCATAATCCAGAAACAATAAAGCTGCCTTGTGAAGAAACAGAAGAGACTAAATATACAGTAGAACAACTTTTAGATGTAATTAAACAGTATGCTCCATATATAAGGGGCATTACTGTTTCTGGTGGAGAAGCTACTTTATATAGTTCATTTTTAGTAGATCTATTTAAAGAAGTTAAAAAGCTTGGGCTTACTTGTTATGTAGATACTAATGGAATTTTCAATAGACAGAAAATAATAAACCTTATTCAAGTAACTGACAAATTTCTTTTTGATATTAAAGGAATTAATAATTTAGAAAGAGTAACTAGAAAAAGCATAGAACATAGTTTTGATAACTTAGAATATTTGCTAAGCTTAAATAAAATTGAAGAAGTTAGAACAGTTTGTATTGAGGATTATATTGATATTGAAGGGACAATAAGGGAAGTATCAAAGCATATTAAAGAATATAGAGATGTAATATACAAATTAATAAGAGTCCATTATAGAGGATTAACAAAAGATCAAATTAAAGCTGTAAAAGACTCTGTGCCTTCTAAAGAAAAGATGATGGAACTTGAAAGACTAGCAAAATCTATAGGTGTAAAAAACATTGTTACAATATTATAA
- the grdC gene encoding glycine/sarcosine/betaine reductase complex component C subunit beta, with protein MSYAVAKAAGYVLVHTPDMILHNGTTQTIEKSVNPNSEYLKQVPKHLRSFEEVVSYPPNQVYIGSMKPEELNNYETPWYNKQVEGATREGKLGEIMPQDEFIALMKISDVFDLVKLNKSFTSMVKEKLNKHPLITEQMVAKLKDGDEMDDINKYINEQHAEPLYNNEEVVGCIKRAHEVDVNLNAHVIFENLVVKASGALAFMHLIDKNNIDPASIDYVIECSEEACGDMNQRGGGNFAKAIAEMVGAINATGSDTRGFCAAPTHALIQAAALVQSGVYENVVIVAGGATAKLGMNGKDHVKKEIPILEDVLGGFAALVSKNDGINPILRTDLVGRHTVGTGSSPQAVITSLITAPLDRGGLKITDVNKYSVEMQNPDVTKPAGAGDVPEANYKMIAALGVKRNELERKDVATFGHDHGMPGWAPTQGHIPSGVPYIGHAIEAFSNNEIERAMIVGKGSLFLGRMTNQFDGVSIIMEKNTGCKEAQTGGVSETEVKSMIAEAMREFASHLLGK; from the coding sequence ATGTCATATGCTGTAGCAAAGGCTGCTGGTTATGTTCTAGTACATACACCAGACATGATTCTTCACAATGGTACTACACAAACGATTGAAAAATCAGTAAATCCAAATTCTGAATATTTAAAACAAGTCCCTAAGCATTTACGTAGTTTTGAAGAGGTTGTAAGCTATCCTCCTAACCAAGTTTATATCGGATCTATGAAACCTGAAGAATTAAACAACTATGAAACTCCTTGGTATAACAAACAAGTAGAAGGGGCAACGAGAGAAGGTAAGTTAGGCGAAATAATGCCTCAAGATGAATTTATCGCTCTTATGAAAATATCCGATGTATTTGATTTGGTAAAACTAAATAAATCTTTTACAAGTATGGTTAAGGAAAAGTTAAACAAACATCCTTTAATAACTGAGCAAATGGTTGCTAAGTTAAAAGATGGGGATGAAATGGATGATATTAATAAATATATTAATGAGCAACATGCTGAACCTCTTTATAACAACGAAGAAGTAGTAGGTTGTATTAAAAGAGCTCATGAGGTAGACGTAAATTTGAATGCACATGTTATTTTTGAAAATTTGGTTGTAAAGGCTTCAGGAGCCTTAGCCTTTATGCATCTTATAGATAAAAACAATATAGATCCAGCTTCAATTGATTATGTTATCGAATGCTCCGAAGAAGCTTGCGGAGATATGAACCAAAGAGGTGGAGGAAACTTTGCTAAGGCTATAGCCGAAATGGTTGGAGCTATTAATGCAACTGGATCAGACACTAGAGGTTTCTGTGCTGCGCCAACTCATGCTTTAATTCAAGCAGCTGCTCTTGTGCAATCTGGAGTTTATGAGAATGTTGTTATTGTAGCAGGAGGAGCAACAGCAAAGCTTGGAATGAATGGTAAGGATCATGTAAAAAAAGAGATTCCTATACTTGAAGATGTTCTAGGTGGCTTTGCTGCTCTGGTAAGTAAAAATGATGGTATTAATCCTATTCTTAGAACAGATTTAGTAGGTAGACATACAGTAGGTACTGGGTCTTCACCTCAGGCAGTTATTACATCATTAATTACTGCACCATTAGATAGGGGTGGATTAAAAATAACAGATGTTAATAAATATTCTGTTGAGATGCAAAATCCAGATGTTACAAAACCAGCTGGAGCAGGAGACGTTCCAGAGGCAAACTACAAGATGATAGCTGCTCTTGGAGTTAAGAGAAATGAACTTGAAAGAAAAGATGTGGCTACATTTGGACATGATCATGGTATGCCGGGATGGGCACCTACTCAAGGGCATATACCGTCAGGTGTTCCGTATATTGGTCATGCTATTGAAGCTTTCAGCAATAATGAAATTGAAAGAGCTATGATCGTAGGTAAAGGAAGTTTATTCCTTGGTAGAATGACAAATCAATTTGATGGTGTATCCATTATTATGGAGAAGAATACAGGATGTAAAGAAGCACAAACTGGTGGAGTTTCGGAAACGGAAGTAAAATCTATGATAGCTGAAGCAATGAGAGAGTTTGCATCACACTTATTAGGGAAATAA
- a CDS encoding BMP family lipoprotein encodes MKKRSLAVLLVLVLMMSLVLTACGGGKSNDGVSSEAPKTQEGTDNQQADAGDFFVGLVTDIGGIDDKSFNQGTWEGIEKFANEFGTDKNFLQSEEDADYIPNLSAFGDEGADLIVAPGFLFEDAMKQVSANFPDRSFLILDAKVEADNVASALFAEHEGSFLVGVAAALKAKEAGKDTVGYIGGMDFESIQKFEAGYEAGVWAIDPNMKVLVEYAGAFDNAQTGQALAAKMYDQGAYVIYHAAGGTGNGLIKEAQDRRVKGQDVWAIGVDRDQYEDGIYEGDKSAVLTSMIKRVDVAAYDIAKLTLDGKFPGGEVLTFNLENEGVGLPKNNPNLSDEIVKKANDFIPQIISGEVEVSPVPSRLQK; translated from the coding sequence GTGAAAAAAAGATCATTAGCGGTATTATTGGTTCTTGTTTTAATGATGTCATTAGTATTAACAGCATGTGGTGGAGGTAAGTCAAATGATGGAGTATCTTCAGAAGCTCCAAAAACTCAAGAAGGTACAGACAATCAGCAAGCCGATGCAGGTGATTTCTTTGTAGGCCTTGTAACTGATATTGGCGGAATTGATGATAAATCATTCAACCAAGGTACATGGGAAGGTATTGAAAAATTTGCTAATGAATTTGGAACAGATAAGAACTTCCTTCAATCTGAAGAAGATGCAGATTATATACCAAATTTATCAGCTTTTGGAGATGAAGGAGCAGATTTAATAGTTGCACCTGGATTCTTATTTGAAGACGCAATGAAGCAAGTATCAGCAAATTTTCCTGACAGAAGCTTCTTAATTCTTGATGCAAAAGTAGAGGCCGATAATGTAGCTAGTGCTCTTTTTGCAGAACACGAAGGTTCTTTTCTAGTAGGAGTAGCTGCAGCGCTGAAGGCTAAAGAAGCGGGTAAAGATACTGTTGGTTATATAGGTGGTATGGATTTTGAATCTATACAAAAATTTGAAGCTGGATATGAAGCAGGTGTTTGGGCAATAGACCCTAATATGAAAGTTTTAGTTGAATATGCAGGTGCATTTGATAATGCCCAAACTGGTCAAGCATTAGCAGCTAAAATGTACGATCAAGGTGCATACGTTATTTATCATGCAGCTGGTGGTACTGGTAATGGATTAATTAAAGAGGCTCAAGATAGAAGAGTAAAAGGGCAAGACGTATGGGCTATAGGTGTTGACAGAGATCAATATGAAGATGGCATATATGAAGGTGATAAATCAGCTGTATTAACATCAATGATTAAACGTGTTGATGTTGCTGCCTATGACATTGCAAAACTTACTTTAGATGGTAAGTTCCCAGGTGGAGAAGTTCTTACTTTCAATTTAGAAAATGAGGGAGTTGGATTACCGAAAAACAATCCAAATCTATCTGATGAAATTGTAAAAAAAGCAAATGATTTTATACCTCAAATTATTTCTGGTGAAGTTGAAGTATCACCTGTACCATCAAGATTACAAAAATAA
- a CDS encoding YjjI family glycine radical enzyme, with the protein MRAKQSEILDTIKSKGLTYQQKHHNLANIAERLVDPIELLNYTSEEMEAIENNMICDLNEGYGVYRPRYIVPDYSIFIKEGCKFLDLNPPTDIDELLDGLLILYSNVPSITSFPVFIGELDQLIDPFITNEDEDYIKIKRFLNHIDKTIPDSFCHANIGPRASKAGELILKAVIELQNPTPNMTIKYNKNITNREFAKLAAKACLVASKPSFSNDDYYIKDVGEHGIASCYNALPMAGGAYTLLRLRLGTIAKSCSSKDELINKALPTFAKHMLSMIDKRIKFIVEESNFFETSFLVKEGFIKKDNFTAMPAIVGLAEAVNHVLKLEDKNERFGQSEYGDEIAHEILTAIEKIVNNHEAVYCERTNNRYLFHAQVGASIDNSDKENTPAHRIPVGDEPILPLHLTQSAQFHKYFPSGTGDLFAFDQTYLNNLDAVLDIIEGAFNKGYRYITTYLQNSDLIRVTGYLVKRSEVEKARREEIVLRNTAMLGMGTDDNAHVFSRRTRD; encoded by the coding sequence ATGAGAGCAAAACAAAGTGAAATACTAGATACTATAAAAAGCAAAGGCTTAACCTATCAACAAAAACATCATAATTTAGCAAATATTGCAGAAAGACTTGTTGATCCAATAGAATTATTGAATTACACAAGTGAAGAAATGGAAGCAATAGAAAACAATATGATATGTGATTTAAACGAAGGATATGGAGTTTATAGACCAAGATATATTGTTCCGGATTATTCTATTTTTATTAAAGAGGGATGCAAGTTTTTAGATTTAAATCCCCCAACTGATATAGATGAATTATTAGATGGACTTTTAATTTTATATAGTAACGTTCCATCAATAACAAGTTTTCCTGTTTTTATAGGTGAATTAGATCAATTAATAGATCCATTTATAACAAATGAAGATGAAGATTATATAAAAATCAAACGATTTTTAAATCATATAGATAAGACTATTCCCGATTCATTTTGTCATGCTAATATAGGACCTAGGGCAAGTAAGGCAGGCGAATTGATTTTAAAAGCGGTAATTGAACTGCAAAATCCTACTCCTAACATGACAATTAAATATAATAAAAATATTACTAATAGAGAATTTGCAAAGCTTGCAGCAAAAGCATGCTTAGTTGCTTCTAAACCATCATTCTCTAATGATGATTATTATATTAAAGATGTTGGTGAACATGGGATTGCAAGTTGTTATAACGCTCTTCCTATGGCTGGAGGTGCATATACTCTATTAAGGTTAAGATTAGGAACAATTGCTAAATCCTGCTCTTCAAAGGATGAATTAATTAATAAAGCCCTTCCTACCTTTGCTAAACATATGCTCTCTATGATAGATAAAAGAATAAAATTCATTGTTGAAGAGTCGAATTTCTTTGAAACCTCATTCTTAGTAAAAGAAGGCTTTATCAAAAAAGATAATTTTACAGCAATGCCGGCTATTGTTGGACTAGCAGAAGCTGTTAACCATGTATTAAAGCTTGAAGATAAAAATGAAAGGTTTGGACAATCAGAATATGGAGATGAAATTGCTCATGAAATATTAACAGCTATAGAAAAAATAGTGAATAATCATGAAGCCGTATATTGTGAAAGAACTAATAATCGTTATCTATTCCATGCTCAAGTAGGTGCTAGTATAGATAATTCAGATAAAGAAAATACACCTGCACATAGGATTCCTGTAGGTGATGAACCAATATTACCACTTCATTTAACACAATCGGCGCAATTTCATAAATACTTCCCATCGGGAACAGGAGATTTATTTGCATTCGATCAAACATATCTTAATAATCTAGATGCAGTTTTGGATATAATTGAAGGAGCATTTAATAAAGGATATCGTTATATTACAACTTATCTACAAAACTCAGATTTAATAAGAGTTACAGGTTATTTGGTAAAGCGTAGCGAAGTTGAAAAGGCGAGAAGAGAAGAAATAGTTCTTAGAAATACAGCGATGTTAGGAATGGGTACAGACGACAATGCCCACGTATTTAGTAGAAGGACAAGGGATTAA
- the grdB gene encoding glycine reductase complex selenoprotein B, whose amino-acid sequence MSKKKVVHYINQFFAGIGGEEKADIKPELREGVVGPGMALNAAIKEEAEIVATIICGDSYFNENLEEAKTEIIEMVKKYNPDLFIAGPAFNAGRYGVACGTISKAVNDELGIPVLTGMYVENPGADMFKKSIYIIETGNSAAAMRKAVPAMSSFALKLLKGEEIGSPEEDKYISRGIRKNYFAEERGATRAVNMLLKKLKGEEFVTEYPMPDFDRVEPNAAVKNLSNMKIAIVTSGGIVPKGNPDRIESSSASKYGKYDISGFNDLTEADHETAHGGYDPVYANIDPDRVIPVDVLRDMEKEGIIGELHKYFYTTVGNGTSVASSKKFAAEFAKELLADGVGAVILTSTUGTCTRCGATMVKEIERAGIPVVHMCTVVPISLTVGANRIVPTIAIPHPLGNPNLDPNEEKALRRKLVQKALDALTTEVDGQTVFE is encoded by the coding sequence ATGAGCAAGAAAAAAGTTGTTCATTATATAAATCAGTTTTTCGCTGGAATCGGTGGAGAAGAAAAAGCTGATATCAAGCCTGAGCTAAGAGAAGGAGTAGTAGGTCCTGGTATGGCTTTAAATGCAGCTATAAAAGAGGAAGCTGAAATTGTAGCAACTATTATTTGCGGTGACTCTTATTTCAATGAAAATCTTGAAGAAGCTAAGACTGAAATCATTGAAATGGTAAAAAAATACAACCCAGATCTATTTATTGCTGGACCTGCATTTAATGCTGGTAGATACGGTGTTGCTTGCGGAACTATTTCAAAAGCGGTAAATGATGAATTGGGAATTCCTGTTTTAACAGGTATGTATGTTGAAAATCCAGGTGCTGATATGTTTAAAAAGAGTATTTACATTATCGAAACTGGAAATTCAGCCGCAGCTATGAGAAAAGCCGTTCCTGCAATGTCATCATTTGCTCTCAAATTATTAAAAGGTGAAGAAATTGGATCACCTGAGGAAGATAAATATATATCTAGAGGTATTAGAAAAAATTACTTTGCAGAAGAAAGAGGTGCAACAAGAGCGGTTAATATGCTTCTTAAAAAGTTAAAAGGCGAAGAATTTGTAACAGAATATCCAATGCCAGACTTTGATAGAGTTGAACCAAATGCTGCTGTTAAGAACCTAAGTAATATGAAAATTGCAATAGTAACTTCTGGTGGTATTGTACCTAAAGGCAACCCAGATAGAATTGAATCCTCAAGTGCTTCTAAATATGGTAAATATGATATTTCTGGATTTAATGATTTAACAGAGGCAGATCATGAAACTGCTCATGGTGGATATGACCCAGTATATGCTAACATTGATCCAGATAGAGTAATCCCTGTAGATGTTTTAAGAGATATGGAAAAAGAGGGCATTATTGGAGAGTTGCATAAATATTTCTATACAACAGTTGGAAATGGTACTTCTGTTGCAAGCTCTAAGAAATTTGCTGCTGAATTTGCAAAAGAATTATTAGCTGATGGTGTAGGTGCAGTTATACTCACCTCAACATGAGGCACCTGTACACGTTGCGGTGCAACAATGGTAAAAGAAATTGAGAGAGCAGGAATACCTGTAGTTCATATGTGTACGGTAGTACCAATATCACTAACTGTTGGCGCTAACAGAATCGTACCTACAATTGCTATTCCTCACCCATTAGGTAACCCTAATCTAGACCCTAATGAAGAAAAAGCATTAAGAAGAAAGCTTGTGCAAAAAGCTCTTGATGCTCTAACAACAGAAGTAGACGGACAAACAGTATTTGAATAA
- the grdD gene encoding glycine/sarcosine/betaine reductase complex component C subunit alpha: MSDNKIIKEMIGKVFNDIADAIETGQFGSKAKVGITTLGSEHGVDNIVKGAEMAAKNGQGYEIILIGPKVDTNLKVVEANTEEEAHKKMEELLDSGEIHSCVTMHYNFPIGVSTVGRVITPAKGREMFIATTTGTSSPHRVEAMVKNALYGIIAAKASGIKNPTVGILNVDGARQVERALKELDSNGYKVNFVESMRSDGGAVMRGNDLLAGTPDVMIQDTLTGNIFMKVFSSFATGGDYEALGYGYGPGIGEGYDRTILILSRASGVPVVAGAIEYAAQLVQGNLKEVAKTEFAAAKKAKLDDILKSLTKDNKKPKESEGEEAVAPPTEVVTGSISGIDIMDLEDAVKALWKKGIYAESGMGCTGPIVMVNEGKIKEAMKVLVEVGFIAKEAGPC, translated from the coding sequence ATGAGTGATAACAAAATTATAAAAGAAATGATTGGTAAAGTATTTAATGATATAGCTGATGCAATAGAAACGGGACAGTTTGGCAGCAAAGCAAAAGTAGGTATTACTACATTAGGTAGTGAGCACGGAGTAGATAACATAGTTAAAGGGGCCGAAATGGCAGCTAAGAATGGTCAAGGATATGAAATTATATTGATTGGACCTAAAGTAGATACAAACCTTAAAGTGGTTGAGGCAAATACTGAAGAGGAAGCTCATAAAAAGATGGAAGAGCTTTTAGACAGTGGAGAAATCCATTCTTGTGTTACAATGCACTACAACTTCCCTATAGGTGTGTCCACTGTAGGAAGGGTTATTACACCAGCTAAGGGAAGAGAAATGTTTATAGCTACAACTACTGGAACCTCATCTCCTCATAGAGTAGAGGCTATGGTTAAAAATGCTTTGTATGGAATTATCGCTGCTAAAGCATCAGGAATCAAAAATCCAACAGTAGGAATTTTAAATGTAGATGGTGCAAGACAAGTTGAAAGAGCTCTAAAGGAACTGGATTCAAACGGATATAAGGTTAATTTTGTTGAATCGATGAGATCTGACGGTGGTGCTGTAATGAGGGGTAATGATCTTTTAGCAGGAACACCTGATGTAATGATTCAAGATACACTTACAGGAAATATCTTTATGAAAGTTTTCTCATCCTTTGCAACGGGTGGAGACTACGAAGCCTTAGGTTATGGATATGGTCCTGGTATTGGTGAAGGTTATGATAGAACAATACTAATATTATCTAGAGCCTCCGGAGTACCTGTAGTAGCTGGCGCTATTGAATACGCTGCCCAGTTAGTACAAGGTAACCTCAAGGAAGTTGCAAAGACGGAATTTGCAGCAGCTAAAAAAGCAAAACTAGATGATATACTAAAATCGCTAACAAAAGATAATAAAAAACCTAAGGAATCCGAGGGTGAAGAAGCAGTAGCCCCACCTACTGAAGTAGTTACAGGCTCAATTTCAGGAATCGATATTATGGATTTGGAGGATGCTGTTAAGGCACTTTGGAAAAAAGGTATTTATGCGGAAAGTGGAATGGGTTGTACTGGTCCTATAGTAATGGTTAATGAAGGAAAAATAAAGGAAGCTATGAAAGTATTGGTGGAAGTAGGGTTCATCGCAAAAGAGGCAGGTCCTTGTTAG
- a CDS encoding ABC transporter ATP-binding protein, whose translation MAYAIEMLGITKKFPGIKANDNVTLCVDKGEIHALLGENGAGKSTLMSILFGLYQPDEGTIKVNEKEVLINDPNIANEYGIGMVHQHFKLVENFTVTENIILGMEPKKSFGRVDVKKATEKVKELSDKYGLMVDPNAKIEDITVGMQQRVEILKMLYRNAEILIFDEPTAVLTPQEIRELMRIMKELIKEGKTIILITHKLKEIKEVANRCTVLRRGKYIGTVDVANTTEEQMAEMMVGREVSFEVEKTSAKPKDVVLEIKNLTVKNNRKLDAVKNLNLKVHAGEILCVAGIDGNGQSELIEAITGLRKIESGSILLNGEPIENESTRNRTLKGIGHIPEDRQKYGLVLDFKLEENMVLQKYFMEPFSKNGILNFNEIRKYSDTLIEEFDVRSGKGSLSETRGMSGGNQQKAIIAREVERSPELLIAAQPTRGLDVGAIEYIHNRLVQERDKGKAVLLMSLEMEEVLNLSDKIAVIYEGEIVGIVNTNDTDENQLGLMMAGSKKGGTISDE comes from the coding sequence ATGGCATATGCGATTGAGATGTTAGGGATAACAAAAAAATTCCCTGGTATTAAAGCTAATGATAACGTTACATTATGTGTTGATAAAGGCGAGATTCATGCACTTCTAGGTGAAAATGGGGCAGGAAAATCAACCTTAATGAGTATTTTGTTTGGTCTTTATCAGCCGGACGAAGGTACTATTAAAGTAAATGAAAAAGAAGTTTTAATAAATGATCCGAATATAGCTAATGAATATGGTATAGGTATGGTGCATCAGCACTTCAAACTTGTTGAAAACTTTACAGTAACAGAAAATATTATTCTTGGAATGGAGCCTAAAAAATCTTTTGGAAGAGTAGATGTAAAAAAAGCAACGGAAAAAGTAAAAGAACTTAGTGATAAATATGGCTTAATGGTTGATCCTAATGCAAAAATTGAAGATATAACAGTAGGAATGCAACAAAGAGTTGAGATTTTAAAGATGCTGTATAGAAATGCTGAAATTTTAATTTTCGATGAGCCTACAGCTGTTTTAACGCCACAAGAGATTAGAGAACTAATGAGAATAATGAAAGAATTAATAAAAGAAGGTAAGACAATTATTTTAATTACACATAAGTTAAAAGAAATTAAAGAAGTTGCAAATCGCTGTACAGTTCTTCGTAGAGGTAAATATATTGGAACTGTTGATGTTGCAAATACTACTGAAGAGCAAATGGCAGAAATGATGGTTGGTAGAGAAGTTAGCTTTGAGGTTGAAAAAACTTCAGCTAAGCCTAAAGATGTAGTTTTAGAAATTAAAAATTTAACTGTGAAGAATAATCGTAAGCTCGATGCTGTTAAAAACTTAAACTTAAAAGTCCATGCAGGTGAAATACTTTGTGTTGCTGGTATAGATGGTAATGGACAATCTGAGTTAATAGAAGCTATAACGGGACTTAGAAAAATCGAAAGCGGTTCTATTTTACTTAATGGTGAGCCTATTGAAAATGAAAGCACTAGAAATAGAACATTAAAGGGAATAGGACATATACCAGAGGACCGCCAAAAATATGGACTAGTATTAGATTTTAAATTAGAAGAAAATATGGTTCTACAAAAATATTTTATGGAGCCATTTTCGAAAAATGGAATATTGAATTTTAACGAGATTAGAAAGTATTCTGATACTCTTATTGAGGAGTTTGATGTACGAAGTGGTAAAGGAAGTTTATCTGAAACTAGAGGTATGTCTGGAGGAAATCAGCAGAAGGCTATTATTGCAAGAGAGGTCGAACGTTCTCCAGAACTTTTAATTGCTGCTCAACCAACCCGTGGGCTTGATGTAGGAGCTATTGAATATATTCATAATCGTTTAGTACAGGAAAGAGATAAAGGTAAAGCTGTACTTTTAATGTCTCTTGAAATGGAAGAGGTTTTAAATCTTTCTGATAAAATAGCAGTTATATATGAAGGTGAAATTGTTGGTATTGTAAATACTAATGATACTGATGAAAATCAGCTTGGCTTAATGATGGCCGGTTCTAAAAAAGGAGGCACTATTTCCGATGAATAA